The following are encoded in a window of Arthrobacter antioxidans genomic DNA:
- a CDS encoding DUF2254 domain-containing protein translates to MGRFRLEHWLKTSLWVVPVLFILGGIALSLITTSIDDGGMIPESVTGDTTAAMQILYLIAFAMLTLTGLVLSLLVLVVQLAMGSFSPRIVRQILQDRPSQVALGLFAGTFSHALLSMRAIKTTPDGGTVPGLAVLTAIVLVLTCIATLVWYLNHIGQSLRAAALVGWVARDTMRTLDRVYPGAGTTADPDPGFVSSPNGGVIFTIDHDRLTLLATKADCQFELLWAVGDFVPTGASLVRVIGDPSGVSHRAVSRAIVTGPERTMNQDVAYGMRMLVDIAEHSLSAGPLDDPTTAVQSIDRIHDILRQIAQRPLHDGRYEDRGGTLRLTVPTMHWDGYVRIAFDEIRQAGAGSPQVIRRLRAALEDLLTVALPERRAALERQLTLLTQAAAAATVLDADRRAMLVADPSGIGSADELTMSHPTRDAQGSAAR, encoded by the coding sequence ATGGGACGATTCCGCCTCGAACACTGGCTCAAGACGAGCCTGTGGGTTGTGCCGGTGCTGTTCATCCTCGGGGGCATCGCGCTTTCACTGATCACCACGTCGATCGATGACGGAGGCATGATCCCCGAGAGTGTCACCGGTGACACCACGGCAGCGATGCAGATCCTCTATCTCATCGCTTTCGCGATGCTGACCCTGACCGGGCTGGTGCTCTCGCTGCTGGTGCTGGTCGTCCAGCTCGCGATGGGCAGCTTCTCGCCGCGCATCGTCCGGCAGATCCTGCAGGACCGCCCCAGCCAGGTGGCGCTCGGCCTGTTCGCCGGTACGTTCAGCCACGCCCTGCTGTCGATGCGGGCGATCAAGACGACTCCCGACGGCGGGACCGTCCCCGGCCTTGCCGTCCTCACCGCCATCGTGCTGGTCCTCACGTGCATCGCAACACTCGTCTGGTACCTGAACCACATCGGTCAGTCCCTGCGCGCCGCCGCGCTGGTCGGCTGGGTGGCCCGCGACACGATGAGGACCCTCGACCGCGTCTACCCGGGAGCGGGGACGACGGCGGACCCTGATCCCGGGTTCGTCTCGTCGCCGAACGGCGGGGTCATCTTCACCATCGACCATGACCGCCTGACCCTCCTGGCCACCAAAGCGGATTGTCAATTCGAACTGCTGTGGGCGGTGGGGGATTTCGTGCCGACGGGCGCCTCGCTCGTGCGCGTCATCGGGGATCCGTCCGGTGTGTCCCACCGCGCCGTGAGCAGGGCCATCGTCACCGGCCCCGAACGGACCATGAACCAGGACGTGGCCTACGGCATGAGGATGCTGGTGGACATCGCCGAGCACTCGCTGTCGGCGGGACCCCTCGATGATCCCACCACTGCCGTGCAGTCCATCGACCGCATTCATGACATCCTGCGCCAGATCGCCCAGCGACCGCTGCACGACGGCCGGTACGAGGACAGGGGCGGGACGCTGCGGCTCACCGTGCCGACGATGCACTGGGACGGTTACGTGCGTATCGCGTTCGACGAGATCCGGCAGGCCGGGGCGGGCTCACCCCAGGTCATCAGGCGCCTGCGGGCGGCACTGGAGGACCTGCTGACCGTCGCCCTGCCCGAGCGGCGGGCGGCGCTCGAGCGGCAGCTGACCCTGCTGACCCAGGCCGCCGCCGCTGCGACGGTCCTCGACGCGGACCGCAGAGCGATGCTGGTAGCGGACCCGTCCGGAATCGGATCGGCGGACGAACTCACCATGTCGCACCCCACACGTGACGCGCAGGGGTCCGCTGCGCGGTGA
- a CDS encoding dihydrofolate reductase family protein, with translation MRNVTYSMGVSLDGYIVGPDGGFDFTTPDEEVFRSAIDEVRAVGVHLLGRRLYETMLYWETADQDASADEPDREWTALWKRLPKVVFSHSLSAVQGSNTRLASGSLADEIERLRADPAEGDIAIGGATLAEEAAALDLIDEYQVRVHPVLVGGGRPFFPPHHRRANLELVGSRVFGSGVVISRYRVKR, from the coding sequence ATGCGCAACGTGACCTACTCGATGGGAGTCTCCCTGGACGGCTACATCGTCGGTCCGGATGGTGGTTTCGACTTCACGACGCCGGACGAGGAGGTTTTCCGGTCCGCCATCGACGAGGTCCGTGCGGTCGGCGTCCACCTGCTGGGGCGTCGGCTCTACGAGACGATGCTGTACTGGGAGACCGCCGACCAGGACGCCTCCGCCGACGAGCCGGACCGTGAGTGGACAGCGCTGTGGAAGCGGCTGCCGAAGGTGGTCTTCTCCCACTCGCTGTCCGCGGTCCAGGGGAGCAACACCCGGCTGGCCTCCGGCAGCCTGGCGGACGAGATCGAGCGGCTGCGGGCCGACCCCGCAGAGGGGGACATCGCGATCGGAGGGGCCACCCTCGCCGAGGAGGCGGCGGCGCTGGATCTCATCGACGAGTACCAGGTGCGGGTCCACCCGGTGCTGGTGGGCGGCGGGCGCCCGTTCTTCCCGCCCCACCACCGCCGCGCGAACCTCGAGCTCGTCGGCAGCCGTGTCTTCGGCTCGGGCGTGGTGATCTCCCGCTACCGCGTGAAGCGCTGA
- a CDS encoding thiamine pyrophosphate-binding protein, translating into MATVSARIVSALLPATTEVFGVMGNGNAHFLDAVMAAPSLHFTAVRHEAGAVAAADAYHRAGGRLAVATTTYGAGFTNALTPLAEAVQAGIPLLLVVGDAPTSGLRAWDIDQSLVAKGLGATTFTVSAARPLAVTRAAVEHALRHREAVVLAIPYDLAAAEAAEEEAPTAPSPLPRPAPAAADVDSVAALLSSAERPLVLAGRGAWVSGAGDAAARLADRLGALTATSGLGAGLFGDDAAALGIAGGWASERTADLIEQADVVLVLGARLNQFTLRFGHSFAPDARVVQVDLAAGPTSAVVTDFVHADARVAAEALLAVVDRREGEQRWSTRAAGVALRAHDARDDGEPTAPDGRLDPRSLCRTLDRMLPADRTIVQDGGHFIGWAPGYLHVPAPNRLIMVGTAYQTIGLGFPSAVGAARALPDSTVVLCTGDGGALMALADLDTVIRTARRAVIVVFNDAAYGAEIHQYAVRGIDPGPMLIDEVDFAAVAAALGARSATITALDDLTAVEGWLVSDDDGVLLLDCRISRQVVAPYMQEIVAVAARVGAR; encoded by the coding sequence ATGGCCACCGTCTCCGCCCGCATCGTCTCAGCCCTCCTGCCCGCCACCACCGAGGTGTTCGGCGTCATGGGCAACGGGAACGCACACTTCCTCGACGCCGTCATGGCCGCACCCTCCCTGCACTTCACCGCGGTGCGGCACGAGGCCGGGGCCGTCGCCGCCGCCGACGCCTACCACCGGGCCGGTGGCCGCCTCGCCGTCGCTACCACCACGTACGGCGCCGGGTTCACGAACGCCCTGACCCCGCTGGCCGAGGCCGTGCAGGCGGGCATCCCCCTGCTGCTCGTGGTGGGCGATGCGCCCACCTCCGGGCTGCGCGCGTGGGACATCGACCAGTCCCTCGTGGCCAAGGGCCTCGGCGCCACGACGTTCACGGTCTCCGCCGCACGTCCGCTGGCGGTGACGAGGGCGGCGGTCGAGCACGCGCTCCGTCACCGCGAGGCCGTGGTGCTGGCCATCCCGTACGACCTCGCGGCCGCCGAGGCCGCCGAGGAGGAAGCCCCGACCGCACCGTCCCCCCTGCCCCGTCCGGCACCGGCAGCGGCCGACGTCGACAGCGTCGCGGCGCTGCTCTCGTCCGCCGAACGGCCCCTGGTCCTGGCCGGCCGCGGCGCGTGGGTGAGCGGGGCCGGCGACGCCGCGGCACGCCTCGCCGACCGTCTCGGCGCCCTCACCGCCACCTCGGGCCTCGGCGCAGGGCTCTTCGGGGACGACGCCGCCGCCCTCGGCATCGCGGGTGGATGGGCCTCCGAACGCACGGCCGATCTGATCGAGCAGGCCGACGTCGTCCTCGTCCTCGGCGCGCGGCTCAACCAGTTCACGCTGCGCTTCGGCCACTCCTTCGCCCCGGACGCCCGGGTCGTCCAGGTGGATCTCGCCGCCGGCCCCACCTCGGCCGTGGTCACCGACTTCGTGCACGCCGACGCGCGCGTCGCGGCGGAGGCGCTGCTCGCCGTCGTCGACCGCCGCGAGGGCGAGCAGCGGTGGAGCACGCGTGCAGCCGGGGTCGCCCTGCGCGCCCATGACGCCCGGGACGACGGCGAGCCGACCGCACCCGACGGCCGCCTGGACCCGCGGAGCCTGTGCCGCACACTGGACCGGATGCTGCCCGCTGACCGGACGATCGTGCAGGACGGCGGCCACTTCATCGGCTGGGCGCCCGGCTACCTCCACGTGCCTGCGCCGAACCGCCTGATCATGGTGGGCACCGCGTACCAGACCATCGGCCTTGGCTTCCCCAGCGCCGTCGGTGCAGCCCGCGCACTGCCGGACTCCACCGTGGTCCTGTGCACGGGTGACGGCGGCGCACTCATGGCCCTCGCCGATCTCGACACGGTCATCCGGACCGCACGCCGCGCCGTCATCGTGGTCTTCAACGACGCCGCCTACGGGGCCGAGATCCACCAGTATGCCGTTCGCGGCATAGACCCGGGGCCCATGCTGATCGACGAGGTGGACTTCGCCGCCGTCGCCGCGGCCCTCGGGGCGCGGTCCGCGACCATCACCGCACTGGACGACCTCACCGCGGTAGAGGGCTGGCTCGTCTCCGACGACGACGGCGTCCTCCTGCTGGACTGCAGGATCTCCCGGCAGGTCGTGGCTCCCTATATGCAGGAGATCGTCGCCGTCGCCGCCCGGGTGGGCGCCCGCTGA
- a CDS encoding IclR family transcriptional regulator, producing MRTAHAGPALTAATGAAPSAPASQTLSRGIRALEILAETPDGLTTAEVAGALDVHRSIAYRILRTLEEHSLVVRDAGGRFQAGPGLANLARGVAPRLQTAALPELTAVASELQMTAFIAVWDRHHCVTLVAVEPPHGEGTLVQRPGSRHPFDAGAPGIAIQSALTEAHWQRLAPGSPYREASRIAAATGYATSQDEVIPGVSSVAAPVQVRGRLPAALAVVYLRSEQPVEAIGARVAAAARAVGSVL from the coding sequence ATGCGGACGGCACACGCGGGCCCGGCCTTGACCGCCGCCACGGGAGCTGCGCCGTCGGCCCCCGCCTCCCAGACCCTGTCCCGGGGCATCCGCGCCCTGGAGATCCTCGCGGAGACCCCGGACGGGCTGACGACGGCCGAGGTCGCGGGCGCGCTGGACGTGCACCGATCCATCGCCTACCGGATCCTGCGGACCCTCGAGGAGCACTCGCTCGTGGTCCGGGACGCCGGCGGCCGGTTCCAGGCCGGCCCGGGACTCGCCAACCTCGCCCGGGGCGTGGCACCGCGACTGCAGACGGCCGCGCTGCCCGAGCTCACCGCGGTGGCGTCCGAACTGCAGATGACCGCGTTCATCGCCGTCTGGGACCGGCACCACTGCGTCACCCTCGTGGCCGTCGAACCGCCGCACGGCGAGGGCACCCTCGTCCAGCGGCCGGGCTCGCGCCACCCGTTCGACGCCGGGGCGCCCGGCATCGCCATCCAGTCCGCCCTCACCGAGGCCCACTGGCAGCGCCTGGCACCGGGCTCGCCCTACCGGGAGGCATCCAGGATCGCTGCGGCCACCGGGTATGCCACGAGCCAGGACGAGGTGATCCCCGGCGTCAGTTCCGTCGCCGCCCCCGTCCAGGTCCGGGGCCGCCTCCCGGCCGCGCTCGCCGTCGTCTACCTCCGCAGCGAGCAGCCGGTCGAGGCCATCGGTGCCCGCGTCGCCGCCGCGGCCCGCGCCGTCGGATCCGTCCTGTGA
- a CDS encoding LmeA family phospholipid-binding protein, which yields MEWTRVRDWLIGALGMLVVLVVAVAVLWWVASGPAGADGGAGSGPPSQAEPPAGPPAGLGEDEVWIADVELDAGTVVAADSTLRDVRALGQGVVTGPGGLVADRLTVGATVPFDAVAAELGGGTVVRPAGDGQVTVVRTVEALGRDLPVTATGTVDVEDGRLVMEPRSIDVGGPGFLSDGIAAVVRRFVTIEHRIEGLPEGLVLRDVAVQGDGFRASLTGEDVALAP from the coding sequence ATGGAGTGGACGCGTGTCAGGGACTGGCTGATCGGTGCTCTCGGGATGCTCGTGGTCCTCGTGGTCGCCGTCGCGGTCCTCTGGTGGGTGGCGAGCGGTCCGGCCGGCGCGGACGGGGGCGCGGGTTCCGGACCCCCGTCCCAGGCGGAGCCCCCGGCGGGACCGCCGGCCGGACTGGGCGAGGACGAGGTGTGGATCGCCGACGTCGAGCTGGACGCCGGGACCGTGGTGGCGGCGGATTCGACCCTGCGGGACGTCCGGGCGCTGGGGCAGGGCGTGGTCACCGGGCCGGGCGGGCTGGTGGCCGACCGGCTCACCGTCGGCGCGACGGTGCCGTTCGACGCCGTCGCCGCCGAGCTCGGCGGGGGCACCGTGGTCCGCCCGGCCGGCGACGGACAGGTGACCGTGGTGCGCACCGTCGAGGCCCTGGGCCGTGACCTGCCCGTCACGGCCACCGGCACCGTCGACGTCGAGGACGGCAGGCTCGTCATGGAACCGCGCTCGATCGACGTCGGCGGCCCGGGCTTCCTCTCCGACGGGATCGCCGCCGTGGTCCGCCGCTTCGTCACGATCGAGCACCGGATCGAGGGCCTGCCCGAGGGGCTCGTGCTCCGGGACGTCGCCGTCCAGGGCGACGGATTCCGCGCCTCCCTCACCGGCGAGGACGTCGCGCTCGCACCCTGA
- a CDS encoding MOSC domain-containing protein produces MPHQGTPVGRVHALYRYPVKSTSGQALGTAAATPSGLDHDRRWAVYTHDGGIASGKRTRRFRPVPGLLDWTSELDGHDGVPLLRSPAGVPYRVDDPAASEALTAGFGQALVLKQGTTLQHHDESPLHLLTTSSLAALAELLGGAVEERRFRPNLVLDTGSAPLFLERDWAGGELAIGDDVIITVDAGMPRCTMIDQPQAGVGAGPKALKALALHNGLEFGVQARVDRIGAISVGDLVTLRDTAS; encoded by the coding sequence ATGCCGCACCAGGGAACACCCGTCGGGCGGGTCCACGCGCTGTACCGCTATCCGGTGAAGTCGACGTCGGGCCAGGCGCTGGGAACCGCCGCCGCCACCCCGTCAGGGCTGGACCACGACCGCCGCTGGGCGGTCTACACGCACGACGGCGGGATCGCCAGCGGCAAGCGCACGCGCCGCTTCCGGCCCGTCCCCGGTCTGCTGGACTGGACGTCGGAGCTGGACGGGCACGACGGCGTCCCTCTCCTCCGCAGCCCCGCAGGTGTCCCGTATCGGGTGGACGACCCCGCGGCCTCCGAGGCGCTGACCGCGGGGTTCGGCCAGGCCCTGGTGCTGAAGCAGGGAACCACGCTCCAGCACCACGACGAGTCGCCGCTCCACCTGCTGACGACGTCGTCCCTCGCCGCGCTCGCGGAACTGCTGGGCGGGGCTGTCGAGGAACGCCGCTTCCGTCCGAACCTCGTCCTGGACACGGGGTCCGCTCCGCTGTTCCTCGAACGCGACTGGGCGGGAGGGGAGCTGGCGATCGGGGATGACGTGATCATCACCGTCGACGCCGGCATGCCCCGCTGCACGATGATCGACCAGCCCCAGGCCGGGGTGGGCGCCGGTCCCAAGGCGCTGAAGGCACTTGCCCTTCACAATGGGTTGGAGTTCGGGGTGCAGGCACGCGTCGACCGCATCGGAGCGATCAGCGTGGGAGACCTGGTGACCCTGCGAGATACCGCGTCCTGA
- a CDS encoding AMP-binding protein: MTTLPLRASAADPATLDVEETWSRDHLESVQLERLQATLARAYAQVPLYRRKFDDAGVHPGDLRELADLAKFPFTTKEDLRSTYPFGMFAVPQSQVARIHASSGTTGQPTVVGYTAGDLDRWASLVARSLRASGVKAGWKVHNAYGYGLFTGGLGAHAGAERLGCTVIPVSGGQTERQVQLIRDFEPDAILATPTYLLTILDAMAAAGIDPASTSLKTGVLGAEPWTEGMRQELEGRAGFDACDIYGLSEVMGPGVAGECVESKDGSHIWEDHFRPEIIDPFTERVLGDGQAGELVFTSLTKEALPIIRYRTHDLTRLQPGTARPGMRRMERITGRSDDMVIVRGVNLFPTQVEELTLRIPALSPHFQLELTRPEGQRMDQLTIKVEPREGVTAADAAAAAVELRHQVKTHIGSTCAVTVVEQGSLVRSSGKLRRIYDFRPRG; this comes from the coding sequence ATGACCACCCTCCCCCTCCGCGCGTCCGCCGCGGATCCCGCCACCCTCGACGTCGAGGAGACGTGGTCCCGCGACCACCTGGAGTCCGTCCAGCTGGAGCGCCTGCAGGCCACGCTCGCCCGCGCCTATGCGCAGGTGCCCCTGTACCGGCGGAAGTTCGACGACGCCGGCGTGCATCCCGGGGACCTGCGCGAGCTCGCGGACCTCGCGAAGTTCCCCTTCACCACCAAGGAGGACCTCCGCAGCACCTATCCGTTCGGCATGTTCGCCGTCCCGCAGTCGCAGGTGGCGCGTATCCACGCGTCCTCCGGCACCACCGGCCAGCCCACCGTCGTCGGCTACACGGCCGGGGACCTCGACCGGTGGGCGTCCCTCGTGGCGCGCTCATTGCGCGCCTCCGGTGTGAAGGCCGGCTGGAAGGTCCACAACGCCTACGGGTACGGGCTGTTCACCGGCGGCCTCGGTGCGCACGCGGGCGCGGAGCGGCTGGGCTGCACCGTCATCCCCGTCTCGGGAGGACAGACCGAACGGCAGGTGCAGCTCATCCGGGACTTCGAACCCGACGCCATCCTCGCCACGCCCACCTACCTGCTGACCATCCTCGACGCCATGGCCGCCGCCGGGATCGACCCGGCCTCGACGTCCCTGAAGACCGGCGTGCTCGGGGCCGAGCCGTGGACGGAGGGCATGCGCCAGGAGCTCGAGGGGCGCGCGGGCTTCGACGCGTGCGACATCTACGGCCTGTCCGAGGTCATGGGCCCCGGCGTCGCGGGCGAATGCGTGGAGTCCAAGGACGGCTCCCATATCTGGGAGGACCACTTCCGGCCGGAGATCATCGACCCGTTCACGGAGCGGGTGCTCGGCGACGGCCAGGCGGGCGAACTCGTCTTCACGTCCCTCACCAAGGAGGCGCTGCCGATCATCCGCTACCGCACCCACGATCTCACGCGCCTGCAGCCCGGCACCGCGCGGCCCGGCATGCGCCGCATGGAGCGCATCACCGGGCGCAGCGATGACATGGTGATCGTGCGCGGCGTGAACCTGTTCCCCACGCAGGTCGAGGAGCTCACGCTGCGCATCCCCGCCCTCAGTCCGCACTTCCAGCTCGAGCTGACACGCCCCGAGGGCCAGCGGATGGACCAGCTGACCATCAAGGTGGAACCGCGCGAGGGGGTCACGGCCGCCGATGCCGCCGCGGCCGCCGTCGAACTCCGGCACCAGGTCAAGACGCACATCGGCTCCACGTGCGCCGTCACCGTCGTGGAGCAGGGATCCCTCGTGCGCTCCAGCGGGAAGCTCCGGCGGATCTACGACTTCCGGCCCCGCGGCTGA
- a CDS encoding MFS transporter yields the protein MALASERPDARSGGGMSAADRKVLAGTMVGTTIEWYDFFIFAQAAGLVFASLYFGPLEGESPGLAQLVAWATIGISFFFRPLGAVIAGRLGDRIGRKAMLVFTLVMMGSATALIGLLPTYAQIGVWAPILLMLLRILQGFSAGGEWGGAALMAVEHAPVTKRGFWGAYPQIGVPVGMILATLVLFLLRSSLSPEDFLAWGWRIPFLLSVVLIVVGYFIRAAVAESPVFKRMIERKRDTATPLRDLMRTHKRPVILAAVIFIGNNAAGYLVIAFLSSYAQRALGMPAAPVLLATLLASFGWLIFTLYGGILSDRIGRVRTFQIGYGLIFVWMIPMFMMIDTRNIWAYGIAIFVLTIGLGLSYGPMSAMYAEMFPANVRYSGIGIGYALGAILGGAFAPLIAQALLDSTGWSGSIGLYIMGLCVISFIGVTLAKETKGAPLEAEKDDAGAGVGRRA from the coding sequence ATGGCACTAGCTTCAGAGCGTCCGGACGCCCGGTCCGGGGGCGGCATGAGTGCGGCCGACCGCAAGGTCCTCGCGGGGACCATGGTCGGCACCACGATCGAGTGGTACGACTTCTTCATCTTCGCCCAGGCCGCGGGGCTCGTGTTCGCGTCCCTCTACTTCGGCCCCCTCGAGGGCGAGAGCCCCGGCCTCGCACAGCTCGTCGCCTGGGCCACGATCGGCATCAGCTTCTTCTTCCGCCCGCTCGGCGCCGTCATCGCCGGACGCCTCGGCGACCGCATCGGCCGGAAGGCGATGCTCGTCTTCACACTCGTCATGATGGGCTCCGCCACCGCACTGATCGGCCTGCTGCCCACCTACGCGCAGATCGGCGTCTGGGCTCCCATCCTCCTCATGCTCCTGCGCATCCTCCAGGGCTTCTCGGCCGGCGGGGAGTGGGGCGGCGCCGCGCTCATGGCCGTGGAGCACGCACCGGTGACCAAGCGCGGTTTCTGGGGCGCCTACCCCCAGATCGGCGTACCCGTCGGGATGATCCTCGCCACCCTGGTGCTGTTCCTGCTCCGCAGTTCCCTGTCCCCCGAGGACTTCCTCGCCTGGGGCTGGCGTATCCCGTTCCTGCTCTCCGTCGTCCTGATCGTCGTCGGCTACTTCATCCGTGCCGCCGTCGCCGAGAGCCCCGTGTTCAAGCGCATGATCGAGCGCAAGAGGGACACCGCGACCCCGCTGCGGGACCTGATGCGCACGCACAAACGGCCCGTGATCCTCGCCGCCGTCATCTTCATCGGCAACAACGCGGCCGGCTACCTCGTGATCGCGTTCCTCTCCTCCTACGCCCAGCGCGCTCTCGGCATGCCTGCGGCGCCCGTACTCCTCGCGACGCTCCTGGCATCCTTCGGCTGGCTCATCTTCACCCTCTACGGCGGCATCCTCTCGGACCGCATCGGACGCGTGCGGACCTTCCAGATCGGGTACGGACTGATCTTCGTCTGGATGATCCCGATGTTCATGATGATCGACACCCGCAACATCTGGGCGTACGGCATCGCGATCTTCGTGCTGACCATCGGACTCGGGCTCTCCTACGGGCCCATGTCCGCGATGTACGCCGAGATGTTCCCGGCGAACGTCCGCTACTCCGGCATCGGCATCGGCTACGCCCTCGGTGCCATCCTCGGTGGCGCGTTCGCACCCCTCATCGCGCAGGCGCTGCTGGACAGCACGGGATGGTCGGGCTCCATCGGCCTCTACATCATGGGCCTCTGCGTCATCTCCTTCATCGGCGTCACCCTGGCCAAGGAGACCAAGGGGGCGCCCCTGGAAGCGGAGAAGGACGACGCCGGCGCGGGGGTCGGCCGCCGCGCCTGA
- a CDS encoding zinc-binding alcohol dehydrogenase family protein produces the protein MCRTDLHLVEGDLPAKHPRTVPGHEIVGEVVGTGPGCRLFRVGDRVGIAWLRATCGACRFCLRGDENLCLSPRFTGWDDDGGYAELVTVPEAFAYAVPPGFADEEAAPLLCAGIIGYRALRRSGVRPGGRLGIYGFGASAHLAAQVAMFEGVEVSVMTRSASARRLASELGAAFVGDAAAEPPQPLDAAILFAPAGGLVPAALRALDRGGTLAIAGIYLSDIPVLHYADELFQERRLCSVTANTRADGRELLALAARIPLRPTIQRYPFTAADRALADLAADRVDGAAVLHLTGGSGGGLSAARASVRLDEQGP, from the coding sequence GTGTGCCGGACGGACCTGCACCTGGTCGAGGGCGATCTGCCGGCGAAGCATCCGCGCACCGTGCCGGGGCACGAGATCGTCGGCGAGGTGGTGGGGACCGGGCCCGGGTGCCGGCTGTTCCGCGTGGGCGACAGGGTGGGCATCGCGTGGCTCCGTGCCACGTGCGGAGCCTGCCGTTTCTGCCTCCGCGGCGACGAGAACCTGTGCCTGTCACCGCGGTTCACCGGCTGGGACGACGACGGCGGCTACGCCGAGCTCGTCACCGTGCCCGAGGCCTTCGCGTACGCCGTGCCGCCGGGGTTCGCCGACGAGGAGGCGGCGCCGCTGCTCTGCGCCGGGATCATCGGGTACCGGGCGCTGCGCCGGTCCGGGGTGCGGCCCGGCGGCCGGCTCGGCATCTATGGCTTCGGGGCGTCCGCGCACCTCGCCGCGCAGGTGGCGATGTTCGAGGGCGTCGAGGTGTCCGTCATGACGCGCTCGGCGAGCGCGCGGCGCCTGGCCTCGGAACTGGGCGCCGCCTTCGTGGGGGACGCCGCCGCGGAACCGCCGCAGCCGCTGGACGCCGCCATCCTCTTCGCGCCCGCCGGCGGCCTGGTGCCCGCCGCCCTGCGGGCCCTGGACCGCGGCGGCACCCTGGCCATCGCGGGCATCTACCTCAGCGACATCCCGGTGCTCCACTATGCGGACGAGCTCTTCCAGGAACGCCGGCTCTGCAGTGTCACCGCGAACACCCGCGCCGACGGCCGTGAACTCCTGGCGCTGGCCGCCCGCATCCCGCTGCGCCCCACCATCCAGCGGTATCCGTTCACCGCCGCGGACCGCGCCCTGGCGGACCTGGCAGCGGATCGCGTCGACGGCGCCGCGGTCCTGCACCTGACCGGCGGTTCCGGTGGGGGCCTGAGCGCGGCGCGGGCGTCGGTCCGGTTGGACGAGCAGGGACCATGA